A genomic segment from uncultured Marinifilum sp. encodes:
- a CDS encoding gliding motility-associated C-terminal domain-containing protein, with protein MKLKRCILLLLVCGIVNIAFGQGQAGVWYFGENAGLNFNVDPSAPLTNGSLDTEEGCSTVCNSQGDLLFYTDGITVYNKNHAVMANGDNLDGNVSATQSCIIVQQPGSTVLYYLFTVDAHQNALRNGLRYSIVDMSMNGGLGAVTTKNTIVNGNEVCEKVTAVKHANGTDFWILTHLWNSNDFYAYLLSATGVSAAVISSTGVVHNSDRRSAIGYMKTSPTGNKLAVAIYTLDLIEVFDFNTSTGAVSNPIQINNYTTPYGLEFSPSGNLLYVSLYSPGEMYQFDISSNNQASINASSQLIGSGSWFYGALQLAPDDKIYMAKTNATGTTGSLNLDVINNPDVAGVGCNYVADSKNLAGRRCWLGLPNFVTSIFNLDFAYQYDCEGDNTEFTITSDLTNIASASWNFADGTTLVSNVNPFTVTHVFPAAGTYDVNLEVSLISGGTDNVTQTVTIRALPTANDQNEIVWEDTQGSGIASSIDLTALESAINGGAGITYTWYSNVGLTTIVPDPTNVSVTDGQQFWVEVNDGICTSVAVVTFTVNSQPEVFDQNPEVCEDTYNSGTASNIDLSLLEPAITNNNPYTVNWFQDIALSQPVSNPTNTTVTNAEVFYAEVSSGTGTSVATVTYTVLNLPDANDQNETVWEDTEGSGIASGIDLTALENAINSNAGVSYTWYSDAGLSAIVVDPTNVTVTNGTQFWVEVNNGLCTNIAIVTYTVNSLPQAIDQNLVVCEDNYNTGVASNIDLSSLESAITNNNTGSSVNWFHDILLSQPVSNYTNRTVTNVEEFYAEVTTGTATSIATVTYTVETLPEGNDISVQLWEDTFGSGNASGVDLTSYDIQVAGANVVIWYDDPAFTSLVINPNNLVVNDQDIFYAYIDNGACVNRGSVQFIVRSSPIANDLDIDVCEDTAGSGIASGIDLTALDAAVNGGTTSTVSWYNDAALTNTVSNANNVTLTDGQQFYVLVQSNGESNTAVVSYTVLPLPLANDQLLTEFEDVAGSMLAQAVDLTSYNNAITGGQTVTVEWYLDSGLSNPVPTPASYDVSNGDVFYVNVSNGFCSDVANVQFEVVNTPVARDVFPVVCENVAGSASALIDLTLLENQINEGNGDSFLWFLDWPTEPNGMPVNAIPDPSNVNVTDGIRLFAAVSDAVNTNVAVVTYTVLSLPVAQNIIQDVWEDTFGTGLTSGVNLSNYNSLITNSIGATIVWFNDASFTSAVVTPNNISVLDNDVFYAQVQDSNCENGGSITFNVRSLPEANDLQVQICEEVQGSGNVSSYDLSQLESSVNNDPGTIKEWFFDSALSLPIPTPTNTTVNQGDDFYVRVSFSGESNVGRIDFTVNPLPVAQNFSVVLCEDIFNTKQVSGENLSAYESNISSSPGANIIWYTNASFTTAVLNPQNIQVNDGDIYYARIWDGSCENFAELDYAITSLPEANVVAENLCEDSFGSSTFEGVNLTNYLSQITSDADVTIQWFEDDQLSIPVASPSAVTVSNQSSYYALVTNGVSCENLGRLNFYVNSLPVANDLLIELCEDEAGGGFVEAYNLTDLDGDVSGAGSIISWFEDVDLQNGVFNPLSYTITNNLNLYAEVFDGTCFNLSDVNFIVHEKPIFDLGKDTTIFYSESKVISPSIDLKYLPGTYLWQDGATSSTYLATQEGKYTLDYTDFNGCVSRDSIMIFVDRYRIFVPNAFTPNGDGLNDTFGPLITGDIAGENIEMYIYNRWGEQIYEFTDLGVGWDGTYKGKLVNTGVYVWTLIINGKSKQDGTVSLIR; from the coding sequence ATGAAGTTGAAAAGATGCATATTGTTGTTGTTGGTTTGTGGTATCGTAAACATAGCTTTTGGGCAAGGTCAGGCAGGGGTTTGGTATTTTGGAGAAAATGCAGGTTTAAACTTTAATGTAGACCCTTCGGCTCCATTAACAAATGGAAGTCTCGATACCGAAGAGGGTTGTTCTACAGTTTGTAATTCGCAAGGCGACTTACTTTTTTACACCGATGGAATTACAGTTTATAATAAGAATCATGCTGTAATGGCAAATGGTGATAATTTGGATGGTAATGTTTCTGCTACGCAATCTTGTATTATTGTACAACAGCCTGGTAGTACTGTGTTGTATTATCTTTTTACTGTCGATGCACATCAAAATGCATTAAGAAATGGTTTGCGTTATTCTATTGTTGATATGTCGATGAATGGTGGATTAGGTGCTGTGACCACGAAAAATACCATTGTTAATGGCAACGAAGTTTGTGAAAAGGTTACTGCAGTTAAACATGCTAACGGTACAGATTTCTGGATTTTAACTCACCTTTGGAATAGTAATGATTTTTATGCTTATTTACTAAGCGCAACAGGAGTATCTGCAGCTGTTATTAGTTCTACAGGTGTTGTGCATAATAGCGATAGGCGTTCTGCTATTGGTTATATGAAAACTTCTCCCACAGGAAATAAACTTGCTGTTGCTATTTATACGCTCGATTTAATCGAAGTTTTTGATTTTAATACATCTACAGGAGCGGTATCCAATCCTATTCAGATCAATAATTACACAACTCCTTATGGTCTTGAGTTTTCTCCTTCGGGTAATTTATTATACGTTAGTTTGTATTCCCCAGGAGAAATGTATCAGTTCGATATATCATCAAACAATCAGGCAAGTATAAATGCTTCATCTCAGCTTATTGGGAGTGGTTCATGGTTTTATGGTGCATTACAATTGGCTCCCGATGATAAGATTTATATGGCAAAAACCAATGCAACAGGAACTACTGGTAGCTTAAATTTAGATGTTATTAATAATCCGGATGTTGCAGGTGTTGGATGTAATTATGTTGCAGATTCAAAAAACTTAGCTGGTAGAAGATGTTGGTTGGGTTTACCAAATTTTGTTACAAGTATTTTTAATCTCGATTTTGCGTATCAATACGATTGTGAAGGAGATAATACAGAGTTTACCATTACATCCGATTTAACGAATATAGCAAGTGCAAGTTGGAATTTTGCAGATGGTACTACCTTAGTATCAAATGTAAATCCATTTACTGTTACGCATGTTTTTCCTGCAGCAGGAACTTACGATGTTAATTTAGAAGTTAGTTTAATTTCGGGAGGAACAGATAATGTTACTCAAACTGTTACCATTAGAGCATTGCCAACAGCTAATGATCAAAATGAGATAGTTTGGGAAGATACACAAGGAAGTGGAATTGCAAGTAGTATTGATTTAACAGCCTTAGAGTCAGCAATTAATGGGGGTGCAGGAATTACCTATACTTGGTATTCCAATGTTGGACTTACTACAATTGTTCCCGATCCTACCAATGTTTCTGTAACAGATGGACAGCAGTTTTGGGTCGAAGTGAATGACGGTATTTGCACAAGTGTTGCTGTTGTTACGTTTACAGTTAATTCACAACCCGAAGTATTCGACCAAAACCCAGAGGTTTGTGAAGATACCTATAATTCAGGTACTGCTTCGAATATTGATTTAAGCTTGCTAGAACCTGCTATCACGAATAATAATCCATACACTGTTAATTGGTTTCAGGATATTGCTTTAAGTCAGCCTGTAAGTAATCCTACCAATACAACTGTTACTAATGCAGAAGTATTTTATGCCGAAGTTTCGAGTGGTACAGGAACTAGTGTTGCAACGGTTACTTATACTGTTTTAAACTTACCTGATGCGAACGATCAGAATGAAACAGTTTGGGAAGATACCGAAGGGAGTGGTATTGCCAGTGGAATTGATTTAACAGCACTCGAAAATGCAATTAATTCTAATGCAGGTGTAAGTTATACTTGGTACTCAGATGCAGGATTATCTGCAATAGTAGTCGATCCTACAAATGTAACTGTTACTAATGGGACCCAATTTTGGGTCGAGGTAAATAATGGTCTTTGTACTAATATAGCTATTGTTACTTATACTGTTAATTCTCTGCCACAGGCAATTGATCAAAATCTGGTGGTTTGCGAAGACAATTATAATACGGGAGTTGCTTCTAATATCGATTTAAGTTCGCTCGAATCTGCCATTACAAATAATAACACAGGATCATCGGTTAATTGGTTTCACGATATTTTATTGAGTCAACCGGTTAGTAATTATACAAATAGAACGGTTACCAATGTTGAAGAGTTTTATGCTGAAGTAACAACAGGTACAGCTACTAGTATTGCTACGGTAACCTATACGGTGGAAACTTTACCAGAAGGAAACGATATTTCTGTTCAGTTGTGGGAAGATACTTTTGGGAGTGGAAATGCATCAGGAGTGGATTTAACATCCTATGATATTCAGGTAGCAGGAGCTAATGTAGTTATTTGGTACGATGATCCCGCTTTTACAAGTTTAGTAATTAATCCAAATAATTTAGTTGTTAATGATCAGGATATATTTTACGCTTATATTGATAATGGTGCATGTGTAAATAGAGGAAGTGTGCAGTTTATTGTTCGATCTTCTCCCATTGCTAACGACTTAGATATAGATGTATGTGAAGATACAGCTGGAAGTGGAATAGCATCGGGTATCGATCTTACTGCTCTAGATGCTGCAGTTAACGGAGGAACCACAAGTACAGTTAGTTGGTATAATGATGCTGCACTAACCAATACAGTAAGTAATGCAAATAACGTAACGCTTACAGATGGACAACAATTTTATGTTCTAGTGCAAAGTAATGGAGAGTCTAACACTGCAGTTGTTAGTTATACTGTTCTTCCTTTACCTCTTGCTAATGATCAACTATTAACCGAGTTCGAAGATGTTGCAGGATCGATGCTGGCACAAGCTGTTGATTTAACATCGTATAATAATGCAATTACCGGAGGTCAGACAGTTACGGTTGAATGGTATTTGGATTCAGGTTTGTCTAACCCTGTTCCAACGCCAGCTTCTTATGATGTGAGTAATGGAGATGTGTTTTATGTAAATGTATCTAACGGATTTTGCAGTGATGTTGCAAATGTGCAGTTCGAAGTAGTTAATACACCTGTTGCTCGTGATGTTTTTCCTGTAGTATGTGAAAATGTTGCAGGAAGTGCTAGTGCTTTAATTGACTTAACTCTTCTCGAAAATCAAATTAATGAAGGAAATGGAGATAGCTTTTTATGGTTTTTAGATTGGCCAACAGAACCTAATGGAATGCCGGTAAATGCAATTCCCGATCCATCAAATGTAAATGTTACCGATGGAATTAGGTTATTTGCTGCAGTAAGTGATGCAGTAAATACAAATGTGGCTGTAGTTACATATACTGTTTTATCATTACCTGTTGCACAAAATATTATTCAGGATGTGTGGGAGGATACTTTCGGAACAGGCCTAACGTCGGGAGTTAATTTAAGCAATTATAATAGTTTAATAACAAATAGTATAGGTGCTACTATTGTTTGGTTTAACGATGCAAGCTTTACTTCAGCAGTAGTAACTCCTAATAATATTAGCGTGCTTGATAATGATGTTTTTTATGCTCAGGTTCAAGATTCAAACTGCGAAAATGGTGGAAGTATAACTTTCAATGTTCGTTCTTTACCCGAAGCGAATGATTTACAAGTGCAAATTTGTGAAGAAGTACAAGGTTCCGGAAATGTTTCTTCCTACGATTTATCCCAATTAGAATCTTCCGTTAATAATGATCCGGGCACAATAAAAGAATGGTTTTTCGATTCAGCTTTAAGCTTGCCAATTCCAACACCAACAAATACAACAGTTAACCAAGGCGACGATTTTTATGTGAGAGTAAGTTTTAGTGGTGAAAGTAATGTTGGTAGAATCGATTTTACGGTAAATCCACTACCTGTAGCTCAGAATTTTTCGGTGGTTTTGTGCGAGGATATATTTAATACAAAACAAGTAAGTGGCGAAAATTTAAGTGCCTACGAATCTAATATTTCATCTTCGCCTGGAGCTAATATAATATGGTACACCAATGCTTCGTTTACCACAGCAGTTCTTAATCCTCAGAACATACAAGTTAATGATGGAGATATTTATTATGCAAGAATTTGGGATGGTTCTTGTGAGAATTTTGCAGAGTTGGATTATGCCATTACATCTTTGCCCGAAGCAAATGTTGTAGCTGAAAATTTATGTGAAGATAGCTTTGGTTCTTCAACTTTTGAGGGGGTTAATTTGACTAATTATTTAAGTCAGATTACTTCTGATGCTGATGTTACAATTCAATGGTTCGAAGATGATCAATTAAGTATTCCTGTTGCTTCACCAAGTGCGGTAACGGTTAGCAATCAGAGTTCTTATTATGCTTTGGTAACAAATGGTGTTTCTTGCGAGAATTTAGGCCGTCTAAATTTTTATGTGAATTCATTACCCGTTGCAAATGATTTGTTAATAGAATTGTGTGAAGATGAGGCTGGTGGAGGCTTTGTTGAAGCTTATAATTTAACAGATTTGGATGGAGATGTTTCTGGTGCAGGTTCTATTATTTCGTGGTTCGAAGATGTTGATTTACAGAATGGGGTTTTTAATCCTTTGTCATATACTATTACGAATAATTTAAATTTATATGCAGAAGTATTCGACGGAACTTGCTTTAATTTATCCGATGTTAATTTTATT